One window of Toxotes jaculatrix isolate fToxJac2 chromosome 19, fToxJac2.pri, whole genome shotgun sequence genomic DNA carries:
- the kcnk13b gene encoding potassium channel subfamily K member 13b gives MACRSGCCCGSSPINEDNARFLLLALFIIIYLFCGAAVFSALEQPKEREAKERWAQRFEHFSQKYNLSKKDLNNFLRNYEEANVAGIRVDTIRPRWDFTGAFYFVGTVVSTIGFGMTTPATIGGKVFLMFYGLLGCAATILFFNLFLERVITVIAVVLKSCHERRHNKVVLPQNGRQVSEGNRAGGAAGGGGGKGEDLAGWKPSVYCVMLILGAAAILVSCCASLMYSAAEGWGYLDSLYFCFVAFSTIGFGDMVSSQRVVYEGHATAAYRLGNFLFILTGVCCIYSLFNVISIVIKQVLNWLLRRLEAPCRCCFPRRGHHPHRHPRRNVVAPGHLRTRRDPSIETDAINESETDTGRRMSGEMISMRDFLAANKVNLAIMQKQLSEMAIGHPRQSSSSSRQNGFSGGVGALGIMNNRLAETSVDR, from the exons ATGGCATGTAGGAGCGGTTGCTGCTGCGGCTCCAGTCCAATAAACGAGGATAACGCGAGGTTCCTTCTACTGGCATTGTTCATCATCATCTATCTCTTTTGTGGGGCCGCGGTTTTCTCCGCACTGGAGCAGCCAAAGGAGCGAGAGGCGAAGGAGCGCTGGGCGCAGAGGTTCGAGCATTTCAGCCAGAAGTACAACCTGAGTAAGAAGGACCTGAATAACTTCCTCAGGAACTACGAGGAGGCGAACGTAGCCGGTATCCGTGTGGACACAATCAGACCTCGATGGGACTTCACCGGCGCTTTTTACTTCGTGGGAACTGTGGTATCAACCATTG GGTTTGGGATGACCACTCCTGCCACCATTGGAGGAAAAGTCTTCTTGATGTTCTACGGCCTCCTTGGCTGCGCAGCCACAATCCTCTTCTTCAACCTCTTTCTGGAGCGTGTCATCACCGTCATCGCCGTTGTCCTCAAGTCCTGTCATGAACGACGCCATAACAAGGTTGTGCTTCCACAAAATGGCCGGCAGGTCTCTGAAGGGAACAGAGCAGGTGGTGcggctggaggtggaggaggaaaaggggagGATCTGGCTGGCTGGAAGCCCTCAGTCTACTGTGTCATGCTCATTCTGGGAGCAGCAGCCATCTTGGTGTCCTGCTGCGCTTCGCTGATGTATTCGGCAGCCGAGGGCTGGGGCTACCTAGACTCGCTCTACTTCTGTTTTGTGGCCTTCAGCACCATTGGTTTTGGAGACATGGTGAGCAGCCAGCGAGTTGTCTACGAGGGCCACGCAACAGCTGCGTACCGGCTGGGCaacttcctcttcatcctgacTGGCGTCTGTTGCATCTACTCTCTCTTCAATGTCATCTCCATCGTCATCAAGCAGGTTCTCAACTGGTTGCTTAGGAGGTTGGAAGCCCCCTGCCGTTGCTGTTTCCCCAGAAGGGGTCACCACCCGCACCGGCACCCCCGACGAAACGTGGTGGCCCCGGGTCACCTGCGTACCCGCAGAGACCCCTCCATTGAGACAGACGCCATCAACGAGAGTGAGACTGACACGGGCCGCAGGATGTCCGGGGAGATGATCTCCATGAGGGACTTCTTAGCAGCCAATAAG GTGAATCTGGCTATTATGCAGAAACAGCTATCGGAGATGGCCATCGGGCACCCGCGCCAGTCCAGCTCCAGTTCACGTCAGAATGGATTCTCAGGAGGGGTGGGCGCCCTTGGCATCATGAACAACCGGCTGGCAGAAACTAGTGTGGACAGATAG